A genomic segment from Propioniciclava sp. MC1595 encodes:
- a CDS encoding TrkA family potassium uptake protein, whose product MRVTIAGAGNVGRSIARELLANDHQVLLIDRDPNAIKPDSVPGAAWLLADACEVDSLEEARIDRYDVAIAATGDDKANLVHSLLAKTEFAVPRTVARVNHPSNEWMFDDVWGVDVAVSTPRLMCALVEEAVTVGDLVRLFAFRGGRTNLVEMTLPTDSPTVGRRLADLEFPGDAVLVAIIRDGTAQPPRADAALEGEDELLFVVQPEAELELAHFLAPGVQRERVVQEDDEDPVD is encoded by the coding sequence ATGCGCGTGACCATCGCCGGGGCGGGGAACGTCGGCCGCTCCATCGCCCGCGAGTTGCTCGCCAACGACCACCAGGTCCTCCTCATCGACCGTGACCCGAACGCGATCAAGCCCGACTCGGTGCCCGGCGCCGCCTGGCTGCTGGCCGACGCCTGCGAGGTCGACTCCCTGGAGGAGGCCCGCATCGACCGCTACGACGTGGCGATCGCGGCCACCGGCGACGACAAGGCCAATCTGGTGCACAGCCTGCTGGCCAAGACCGAGTTCGCGGTCCCCCGCACCGTGGCGCGGGTGAACCACCCCAGCAACGAGTGGATGTTCGACGACGTCTGGGGCGTCGACGTGGCCGTCTCGACCCCGCGCCTGATGTGCGCGCTGGTCGAGGAGGCCGTGACGGTCGGCGACCTGGTCCGCCTCTTCGCCTTCCGCGGCGGGCGCACCAACCTGGTCGAGATGACCCTCCCGACCGACAGCCCCACCGTCGGGCGCCGGCTGGCCGACCTCGAGTTCCCCGGGGACGCCGTCCTCGTCGCGATCATCCGCGACGGCACCGCGCAGCCGCCGCGGGCCGACGCCGCCCTCGAGGGCGAGGACGAGCTGCTGTTCGTCGTCCAGCCCGAGGCCGAGCTGGAGCTCGCGCACTTCCTGGCCCCGGGCGTGCAGCGGGAGCGGGTCGTCCAGGAGGACGACGAGGACCCGGTCGACTGA
- a CDS encoding TrkA family potassium uptake protein, protein MGCGRVGSSLARALERRGHSVAVIDQDADAFRRLGPDFHGRTVKGIGFDRKVLVAAGIREADGFAAVSSGDNSNILAARVVRETYGLNNVVARIYDQGRAEVYERLGVPSVATVRWAADQVLRRLLPEGSEPQWRDPSGQVRLIQLGAHDEWVGQRVTAIEAALGARIPFLSRFGQGMIPSETTILQDGDMLYIAATNEDVPRIEGLLAEPPVRI, encoded by the coding sequence ATGGGTTGTGGTCGCGTGGGTTCGTCCCTGGCCCGGGCCCTCGAGCGACGCGGCCATTCCGTGGCCGTGATCGACCAGGACGCCGACGCGTTCCGGCGGCTGGGGCCCGACTTCCACGGGCGCACGGTGAAGGGCATCGGCTTCGACCGCAAGGTGCTCGTCGCGGCCGGCATCCGCGAGGCGGACGGGTTCGCCGCGGTGTCCTCCGGTGACAACTCCAACATCCTCGCCGCGCGCGTCGTGCGCGAGACCTACGGCCTCAACAACGTGGTCGCCCGCATCTACGACCAGGGCCGGGCCGAGGTCTACGAACGCCTGGGCGTCCCGTCGGTCGCGACCGTGCGCTGGGCGGCCGACCAGGTGCTGCGCCGGCTGCTGCCCGAGGGGTCGGAGCCGCAGTGGCGCGACCCGTCCGGCCAGGTCCGGCTCATCCAGCTGGGCGCCCACGACGAGTGGGTCGGGCAGCGCGTCACGGCGATCGAGGCGGCCCTCGGGGCCCGCATCCCGTTCCTGAGCCGCTTCGGGCAGGGCATGATCCCCTCCGAGACGACCATCCTCCAGGACGGCGACATGCTCTACATCGCCGCCACCAACGAGGACGTGCCCCGCATCGAGGGCCTGCTCGCCGAGCCCCCCGTCAGGATCTAG
- a CDS encoding APC family permease: protein MNLTDAVKRLLVGRKLASNQLGETLLPKRIALPVFASDALSSVAYAPDEILLTLSLAGVAGFVFSWPIALGVALVMFVVVLSYRQTVHAYPSGGGDYEVATVNLGPNAGLTVASALLVDYVLTVAVSVSSGVQNAKALVPFIVGHEGLVAAVLILVLMAINLRGVRESGTLFAIPTYGFMVAVLGMIVVGLVRILVVGEPLAAPTAGYDVVGDPFYSQLEGFALVALLARSFSSGSAALTGVEAISNGVPAFREPKSRNAATTLGLLGLVAITMLGGIIALANLTGAKMVDEHAGVVFTQGGVVVEGHQETVMAQLAMTVFDGFEPGFVFVIVMTMIILFLAANTAFNGFPVLGSILARDGFLPRALHTRGDRLAYSNGIILLALAAVGLVLAFNASVTALIQLYVVGVFVSFTVSQLGMIRHWTRHLSVETDPAERRRKQRSRAINAVGLTFTGTVLVIVLASKFIYGAYLAVLAMALLFVTMKAISRHYDKVARETALDQSEAHTLPSRVRAVVLVMELNKPALRAINFARGSRPSSVEAVTIAVDDDQVRAIRHAWDELDPGVPLKVVASPFREVVGPFLTYVKGLRSGNPRDIVMVYIPELVVGHWWERLLHNQTSLLVKTRLAFMPGVVTTAVPYQLASSRYAIERAERDDAAEWRRPGTGTVHSGASLDD, encoded by the coding sequence GTGAACCTCACGGACGCCGTGAAGCGTCTGCTCGTCGGGCGCAAGCTGGCGAGCAACCAGTTGGGCGAGACCCTCCTCCCCAAGCGCATCGCCCTGCCGGTGTTCGCGTCCGACGCGTTGTCGTCGGTCGCCTACGCCCCCGACGAGATCCTGCTCACCCTGAGCCTGGCCGGCGTCGCCGGATTCGTCTTCTCCTGGCCGATCGCCCTGGGCGTCGCGCTGGTCATGTTCGTCGTCGTGCTGTCCTACCGGCAGACGGTGCACGCCTACCCGTCCGGCGGCGGCGACTACGAGGTGGCCACGGTCAACCTCGGCCCGAACGCTGGGCTGACCGTGGCGTCCGCCCTGCTGGTCGACTACGTGCTGACCGTCGCGGTGTCGGTGAGCTCGGGGGTGCAGAACGCCAAGGCACTGGTCCCGTTCATCGTCGGCCACGAGGGCCTGGTCGCCGCCGTGCTGATCCTGGTGCTGATGGCGATCAACCTCCGCGGCGTGCGCGAGTCCGGGACGCTGTTCGCGATCCCCACCTACGGCTTCATGGTCGCCGTGCTCGGCATGATCGTGGTCGGGCTCGTCCGCATCCTCGTGGTGGGGGAGCCGCTGGCCGCGCCCACCGCCGGCTACGACGTCGTCGGTGACCCCTTCTACTCCCAGCTCGAGGGCTTCGCGCTCGTCGCGCTGCTGGCCCGCTCGTTCTCGTCGGGCTCGGCGGCCCTGACCGGCGTCGAGGCGATCAGCAACGGCGTGCCCGCCTTCCGCGAGCCCAAGAGCCGCAACGCCGCCACCACCCTCGGCCTCCTCGGCCTGGTCGCGATCACGATGCTGGGCGGCATCATCGCCCTGGCCAACCTGACCGGCGCCAAGATGGTCGACGAGCACGCCGGCGTGGTGTTCACCCAGGGCGGCGTGGTGGTCGAGGGGCACCAGGAGACGGTGATGGCCCAGCTGGCGATGACGGTCTTCGACGGGTTCGAGCCCGGCTTCGTGTTCGTCATCGTGATGACGATGATCATCCTGTTCCTGGCGGCCAACACCGCCTTCAACGGGTTCCCGGTGCTGGGCTCGATCCTCGCCCGCGACGGCTTCCTGCCCCGGGCGCTGCACACCCGCGGCGACCGCCTGGCCTACAGCAACGGCATCATCCTGCTGGCGCTGGCCGCCGTCGGCCTGGTGCTCGCGTTCAACGCCAGCGTGACCGCGCTGATCCAGCTCTACGTGGTGGGCGTGTTCGTCTCCTTCACCGTCAGCCAGCTCGGCATGATCCGGCACTGGACCCGCCACCTCTCCGTCGAGACCGACCCCGCCGAGCGGCGCCGCAAGCAGCGCTCGCGCGCGATCAACGCCGTCGGCCTCACCTTCACCGGCACGGTGCTCGTCATCGTGCTCGCCAGCAAGTTCATCTACGGCGCCTACCTCGCCGTGCTCGCCATGGCGCTGCTGTTCGTGACGATGAAGGCCATCAGCCGGCACTACGACAAGGTCGCCCGCGAGACGGCGCTCGACCAGTCCGAGGCCCACACGCTGCCGAGCCGGGTCCGCGCGGTCGTCCTCGTCATGGAGCTCAACAAGCCCGCCCTGCGCGCGATCAACTTCGCCCGCGGCAGCCGGCCCAGCAGCGTCGAGGCCGTCACGATCGCCGTCGACGACGACCAGGTCCGCGCGATCCGGCACGCCTGGGACGAGCTGGACCCGGGCGTCCCGCTCAAGGTCGTGGCCTCGCCGTTCCGCGAGGTGGTCGGGCCGTTCCTCACCTACGTGAAGGGGCTACGCTCGGGCAACCCGCGCGACATCGTGATGGTCTACATCCCCGAGCTGGTCGTCGGCCACTGGTGGGAGCGCCTGCTGCACAACCAGACCTCCCTGCTGGTCAAGACCCGCCTGGCGTTCATGCCCGGCGTGGTCACCACGGCGGTGCCGTACCAGCTCGCCTCGTCGCGCTACGCGATCGAGCGGGCCGAGCGCGACGACGCCGCCGAGTGGCGCCGCCCCGGTACCGGCACCGTGCACTCGGGGGCATCTCTCGATGACTGA